The Polymorphobacter megasporae genome window below encodes:
- a CDS encoding YnbE family lipoprotein — translation MSRAGFLFVLIVPLAGCIQLRAPDKPIEITLNVNIRQEVVVRLEKDVQDLIKKNPGIF, via the coding sequence ATGAGCCGCGCTGGATTTCTGTTCGTTTTAATCGTGCCGCTCGCCGGCTGTATTCAGCTCCGCGCTCCGGACAAGCCGATCGAGATTACGCTCAACGTCAATATCCGTCAGGAAGTGGTCGTCCGGCTTGAGAAAGACGTGCAGGACCTGATCAAGAAAAACCCGGGAATTTTTTGA
- a CDS encoding intermembrane phospholipid transport protein YdbH family protein has protein sequence MAASYRSRFILRLAGATLLIAAFGLTALWIARAPVTDAAVLQYLAAKGVDAAAKTITVERNRLVFDNVRLGPGASPDLTARRIVIDFKWSAFRPLIAGFRLDGAMLKVHADGGGVSFGSLDRLIPPDRSTRFPTFRLDAADAAVTLLTPAGTIDARVDAAGQLDRDFRATARTATVALQWANCSATVPEALFTITTAARDFAVAGQGLLVRSLCREATVPTAAWTLAVAAPLAFTRLTAHAGLTAPTVQAAGTTLSGLAIDAALKGPPAGLHGSWTGGLAGLIHGPDRAGPTKAGGSLQLAPGSAVHIDATVAAHAVQPATLIALLPSRVGLPTLAAKLVTRAGTALRRIDVLAHVDGDVAPVVRVRISDLKADGAGDAELRFTGRGIEWTRDTITLDGRVTVKGGGLPAIDIAGAGSAKGGHGLVAIGPWRDGGDALELTGGRFDVTAGHTTTAGTLRVSSGFDGGRVDGLTLPLDVAFDRQSGVAIGTGCVHIGFDRATLTTTQLGATAATLCPSRRGPLATLHGTHVAAAMTVDGLGTRGTAGGRAFTASAGRFGLRIGGTLAVPEIAVSNVDLTVVSDPWRVGARLNARAERTLSGWTGTGAISALRAVGPFGVASNGRGRWQLANGVLTLDDAEVAFTDPRPAPAFNPLHLTGVNGRLANQALTGRATVELANGARLATVMGFYDLAGSTGHAALSSTLTFTPALQPVDISGLVRGLVANVAGTVTTVAGLEIAADKVTGVGTVQLAGVGLATAALGPVTGIDGTIAFDDLPSLHTPPHQTLHIAALDPGVAIDDISVRFQLLDSNAVAIERLAWPFTGGTMTVEPTVLRADVPHRTFTVDVDGLDAEQFLQRFQIKNLSATGKFDGVLPLVFERSAGRIAGGVLTARDGGGLLQYVGEVGQASMGAAGRLAFDALRRLRYRTLTLRLDGDLDAEIVTASDFTGTNEAPLQTGSRLPVRATGLPFKFGVTVRAPFRLLLGTAASFSDARAVIRSAKPVE, from the coding sequence GTGGCCGCTTCCTATCGCTCTCGCTTCATACTGCGCCTCGCGGGCGCGACGCTGCTAATCGCTGCGTTCGGACTGACCGCGCTGTGGATCGCCCGCGCGCCGGTGACCGATGCCGCCGTCCTCCAATACCTCGCGGCGAAAGGCGTCGATGCCGCGGCCAAGACGATAACTGTCGAGCGCAACAGGCTGGTCTTCGACAACGTCCGGCTGGGTCCCGGAGCATCGCCCGATCTTACGGCGCGTCGGATTGTAATCGATTTCAAATGGTCTGCCTTTCGCCCGTTGATCGCTGGGTTTCGCCTCGACGGTGCGATGCTCAAGGTTCACGCGGATGGCGGCGGCGTCAGCTTCGGTAGTCTTGATCGGCTGATCCCGCCCGATCGTTCGACGCGATTTCCCACGTTTCGGCTCGACGCCGCCGATGCAGCAGTTACGCTGCTGACACCGGCAGGAACGATCGACGCCCGGGTCGACGCAGCCGGCCAACTCGATCGTGATTTCCGGGCGACGGCACGGACGGCGACCGTCGCCTTGCAATGGGCCAACTGCAGCGCGACGGTTCCAGAGGCACTCTTCACCATAACCACTGCCGCGCGGGACTTTGCGGTTGCCGGCCAAGGCCTTCTAGTGCGGTCGTTGTGTCGCGAGGCGACCGTGCCAACCGCGGCGTGGACGCTGGCGGTCGCCGCGCCGCTCGCCTTTACCCGACTGACTGCGCATGCCGGCCTGACGGCCCCTACGGTGCAAGCAGCGGGTACGACGCTTTCAGGGCTCGCGATCGACGCCGCGCTTAAAGGGCCGCCCGCCGGACTGCACGGCAGCTGGACCGGCGGCCTCGCGGGTCTCATTCATGGCCCCGACCGAGCTGGCCCAACGAAGGCAGGTGGATCGTTGCAACTCGCACCCGGCAGCGCGGTGCACATCGACGCGACTGTCGCAGCACACGCCGTACAACCCGCGACACTCATCGCGCTATTGCCGTCGCGGGTGGGACTGCCAACGCTCGCGGCCAAGCTCGTCACTCGCGCCGGTACCGCCTTGCGGCGGATCGACGTCCTCGCTCACGTCGACGGGGATGTTGCACCCGTGGTGCGCGTTCGCATTTCCGACCTCAAGGCAGACGGCGCGGGTGACGCGGAATTGCGCTTTACCGGCCGCGGTATCGAATGGACGCGTGACACGATCACCCTCGACGGTCGGGTCACCGTTAAGGGAGGCGGCCTCCCCGCGATCGACATCGCTGGCGCGGGAAGCGCCAAAGGCGGCCATGGGCTCGTCGCCATCGGACCATGGCGCGACGGTGGCGACGCGCTCGAGCTGACCGGCGGTCGCTTCGACGTGACAGCGGGGCACACGACCACCGCTGGAACGCTGCGGGTGTCGAGCGGTTTCGACGGCGGGCGCGTCGATGGCCTGACGCTGCCGCTCGATGTGGCGTTCGATCGACAGTCCGGCGTGGCGATCGGCACCGGCTGCGTGCACATCGGCTTCGATCGTGCCACCCTCACGACGACGCAGCTGGGCGCAACCGCCGCGACGCTTTGCCCGTCCCGCCGCGGACCGCTTGCCACGCTGCATGGCACGCATGTCGCGGCAGCGATGACGGTCGACGGTCTGGGCACGCGCGGTACCGCAGGTGGGCGGGCGTTCACGGCGAGCGCAGGGCGATTTGGCCTCCGTATCGGTGGCACCCTCGCAGTTCCCGAAATCGCTGTGTCGAACGTCGATCTTACCGTCGTGTCCGACCCGTGGCGCGTTGGCGCGCGTCTCAACGCTCGCGCAGAGCGGACCTTGTCCGGGTGGACGGGAACAGGTGCGATATCGGCGCTGCGGGCCGTCGGCCCCTTCGGGGTCGCGAGCAACGGTCGCGGGCGCTGGCAGCTGGCGAACGGCGTCCTGACGCTCGACGATGCCGAAGTGGCGTTCACCGATCCGCGCCCTGCCCCGGCGTTCAATCCCTTGCATCTGACCGGCGTCAACGGTCGCCTCGCGAACCAGGCTCTGACTGGTCGCGCAACCGTCGAGCTGGCCAATGGCGCAAGACTGGCGACGGTCATGGGCTTCTACGATCTCGCCGGAAGCACCGGTCATGCCGCGCTGTCGTCCACGCTGACCTTCACCCCGGCGCTGCAACCGGTCGACATCAGCGGCCTTGTGCGCGGACTTGTGGCGAACGTCGCGGGGACGGTGACCACCGTGGCAGGTCTGGAGATTGCCGCCGACAAGGTGACCGGGGTCGGTACGGTGCAACTGGCGGGCGTTGGGCTGGCCACCGCGGCGCTCGGCCCGGTGACGGGCATCGATGGCACCATCGCCTTCGACGATCTGCCTTCGCTGCACACCCCGCCCCACCAGACGTTACATATCGCCGCGCTCGATCCAGGCGTGGCCATCGACGACATTTCGGTCCGCTTTCAGCTTCTCGATAGCAACGCGGTGGCGATCGAGCGGCTTGCATGGCCGTTTACCGGCGGCACGATGACCGTCGAGCCGACCGTGCTCCGCGCCGACGTGCCCCACCGGACATTTACGGTCGACGTCGACGGTCTTGATGCTGAACAATTCCTGCAGCGCTTTCAAATCAAGAACCTGAGCGCCACCGGCAAATTCGACGGGGTCTTGCCGCTCGTCTTCGAGCGTTCGGCGGGACGCATTGCTGGTGGCGTTCTCACAGCTCGCGACGGCGGCGGCCTTCTCCAATATGTCGGCGAGGTCGGCCAAGCCAGCATGGGCGCGGCCGGGCGGCTTGCCTTCGACGCGCTCCGACGGTTGCGTTACCGGACGCTGACGCTGCGGCTCGATGGCGACCTCGACGCGGAGATCGTGACGGCGAGCGATTTCACCGGCACCAACGAAGCCCCCCTTCAGACAGGAAGCCGACTGCCGGTGCGCGCGACAGGGCTGCCGTTCAAGTTCGGCGTGACGGTGCGAGCACCTTTTCGACTGCTGTTGGGCACGGCCGCCTCGTTCAGCGACGCGCGTGCGGTGATCCGCTCCGCAAAGCCCGTCGAATAG
- a CDS encoding tyrosine-type recombinase/integrase, with the protein MGHTTYEPVYNNRKAWNAGKTVGAKKPLKPKDVWAIRFFLEHEGRLRDRALFDLAIDSKLRGCDVVKMKIGDLVSGGRIRSRTMVVQQKTGRPVQFEIVEPARTTLIKWLELRGGSLDDFAFPSRVDHTDHLSTRQYARLVEEWVVAVGLPRQDYGTHSLRRTKAALVYKRTGNLRAVQMLLGHTKIETTVRYLGVDIEDALALSEATDL; encoded by the coding sequence ATGGGACATACGACGTACGAACCTGTCTATAACAATCGTAAAGCATGGAACGCCGGAAAGACTGTGGGTGCCAAGAAGCCCCTAAAGCCGAAAGACGTCTGGGCGATCCGGTTCTTTCTCGAACATGAGGGTCGCCTTCGCGACCGCGCTCTCTTCGACCTTGCGATCGACAGCAAGCTACGCGGCTGCGACGTGGTCAAAATGAAGATTGGCGACCTCGTCAGCGGTGGACGAATCCGCAGCCGTACGATGGTCGTGCAACAGAAGACCGGCCGACCGGTCCAGTTCGAGATTGTCGAGCCAGCAAGGACGACTTTGATCAAATGGCTCGAGCTGCGGGGCGGGAGCCTCGATGATTTCGCCTTTCCCAGCCGTGTCGACCATACCGACCACCTTAGCACGCGCCAATACGCTCGTCTGGTCGAGGAATGGGTGGTGGCGGTAGGCTTGCCGCGGCAGGATTATGGCACGCACTCGCTCCGGCGGACGAAGGCGGCGCTGGTGTACAAGCGCACCGGCAATCTACGGGCTGTGCAGATGCTTCTTGGGCATACCAAGATCGAGACGACCGTGCGCTACCTTGGGGTCGACATAGAGGATGCGCTCGCGCTTTCCGAAGCCACTGATCTGTAA
- a CDS encoding FAD-binding protein, with protein sequence MSNTIIARGVDGFYHPTSEDEVIALVNHARATKVRVRARGATHSVAWSIYTDPVAGLPLDKTLEASPPAGANIDIALDQLARLTWLDEAAGTVEVGAGIHMGFDPSDPFGVSTIANSLLYQAFLKGWAVNIVGGITHQTISGFTGTGSAGGSITYAFDNVAAFRVVDGLGAASWIARGDDAFDAMLTAVGLMGVVTAVRLQLVPMYLVTGQEATTPVTGPECPVDLFGPGDADRLSLAKFLKDQPYSRLTWWPQKGCERVQIWQAARAPVPPGDPTLVPYQEFTPDLGGQVKQLLASVFFVLLGNTDVAQIDALVAARVTQFGHNLAGLWATRNGGAGAAATAVTIATTVLALPVQLLARTGAMRTLFPSLLPLFNPMSGSTPTLFNDYYWRSLCMDNTADDIMLGTEFIEIWLPIQYTQQVMTLFKAMFDANGSAATGYYAQEIYAAAPSTAWLNPSYSDGKDEYRDGVARFDVYWYRDNAGEPDVKNAFFEQYWDLLKANDIPFRFHWGKFIPFYDLPGWAAFYRASLPRFDDFLALRARRDPDNLFFTTYWQERLLGTAV encoded by the coding sequence ATGTCAAACACGATCATTGCCCGGGGGGTCGACGGCTTCTACCACCCGACAAGCGAGGACGAGGTGATCGCCCTCGTCAATCATGCGCGTGCTACCAAGGTGCGGGTGCGCGCCCGCGGGGCGACCCACAGCGTCGCGTGGAGCATCTACACCGACCCGGTCGCCGGACTACCGCTCGACAAGACGCTCGAGGCGAGCCCTCCCGCCGGGGCCAACATCGATATCGCGCTCGACCAGCTCGCGAGGCTGACATGGCTCGACGAAGCCGCCGGCACGGTCGAGGTCGGGGCCGGCATTCACATGGGCTTCGACCCAAGCGACCCGTTCGGCGTGTCGACAATCGCCAACAGCCTGCTCTACCAGGCGTTCCTGAAGGGCTGGGCAGTCAACATCGTCGGCGGCATCACCCACCAGACGATCAGCGGCTTCACCGGCACCGGATCGGCGGGTGGGTCGATCACCTATGCCTTCGACAATGTCGCGGCGTTTCGGGTGGTCGACGGGCTTGGCGCGGCGAGCTGGATTGCCCGCGGCGACGATGCCTTCGACGCGATGCTGACCGCGGTCGGCCTGATGGGCGTCGTCACGGCGGTCCGCTTGCAACTGGTGCCGATGTACCTCGTCACCGGCCAGGAGGCGACGACCCCGGTCACCGGCCCAGAATGCCCGGTCGACCTGTTCGGTCCAGGCGATGCCGACCGCCTGTCGCTCGCGAAGTTCCTGAAGGACCAGCCGTATAGCCGCCTCACGTGGTGGCCGCAAAAGGGGTGCGAGCGCGTCCAGATCTGGCAGGCTGCGCGCGCCCCGGTGCCGCCGGGCGACCCGACGCTGGTGCCGTATCAGGAGTTTACCCCCGACCTTGGCGGGCAGGTCAAGCAGCTACTGGCGTCGGTATTCTTCGTTTTGCTCGGCAACACCGATGTCGCCCAGATCGACGCGCTGGTCGCAGCCCGCGTCACCCAGTTCGGCCATAATCTGGCTGGGCTGTGGGCAACGAGGAACGGCGGTGCGGGGGCGGCGGCGACCGCGGTGACAATCGCCACCACGGTGCTGGCGCTGCCGGTCCAGCTCCTCGCGCGGACCGGGGCAATGCGGACGCTGTTCCCTTCGCTGCTGCCGCTGTTCAACCCGATGTCGGGCAGCACGCCGACCCTGTTCAACGATTATTACTGGCGCAGCCTGTGCATGGACAATACCGCCGACGACATCATGCTCGGCACCGAGTTTATCGAGATCTGGCTGCCGATCCAGTACACGCAACAGGTCATGACGCTGTTCAAGGCGATGTTCGACGCGAACGGCAGCGCCGCGACCGGCTATTACGCGCAGGAAATCTACGCCGCCGCGCCGTCGACCGCGTGGCTCAACCCCAGTTACAGCGATGGCAAGGACGAATACCGCGATGGCGTCGCCCGCTTCGACGTCTACTGGTACCGCGACAATGCCGGCGAACCCGATGTCAAAAATGCGTTTTTCGAGCAATATTGGGACTTGCTGAAGGCAAACGACATCCCGTTCCGTTTCCACTGGGGCAAGTTTATTCCGTTTTACGACCTACCCGGCTGGGCCGCCTTCTACCGTGCCAGCCTGCCGCGCTTCGACGACTTCCTCGCGTTGCGCGCCCGCCGCGATCCCGACAATCTATTCTTCACAACTTATTGGCAGGAGCGTTTGCTCGGGACGGCGGTCTAG
- a CDS encoding sensor domain-containing diguanylate cyclase, whose amino-acid sequence MMSASDLIDLQVFIELVPNPVIVKNRDHRLIMVNNLACELFQRSREVLIAQRAEDLFTPDEVRAFHEADDRVFSTEAIDESEEPLTDAYGNVRYLITRKQRIIVNDIDYLIAVLTDVTAYREAEEHARNLSLHDPLTGLPNRILFWNRIEDAVSRRSGSNALMLIDLDNFKAINDNYGHATGDNLIIDFSDRLLALTRPTDTVARIGGDEFAILLTDISDSSVVGSICEQIIHEASDLPSLMGKDAHIGASIGVVPPGCGLVDQAEMLRRADVALYQAKRDGRGCWRAYTEEFDHALLNHRSESAATILAGE is encoded by the coding sequence ATGATGTCGGCGAGCGATCTGATTGATCTGCAGGTATTCATAGAGTTAGTGCCGAATCCGGTTATCGTAAAAAATCGTGATCATCGCTTGATTATGGTTAACAATCTTGCTTGTGAACTTTTCCAGCGTTCTCGTGAAGTTCTGATCGCGCAACGTGCCGAAGATCTTTTCACTCCTGACGAAGTTCGGGCTTTTCATGAGGCCGATGACAGGGTTTTTTCGACTGAAGCGATCGACGAAAGCGAAGAGCCTTTGACCGACGCATATGGAAATGTCCGGTATCTGATCACACGCAAGCAACGGATAATTGTCAACGATATCGATTATCTGATCGCAGTTCTCACCGACGTGACGGCCTATCGCGAAGCCGAAGAACACGCTCGAAACCTGTCCCTCCACGATCCGCTAACAGGCTTGCCGAATAGAATATTGTTCTGGAATCGTATCGAAGACGCTGTGTCGAGGAGATCTGGCAGCAATGCCCTGATGCTGATCGATCTGGACAACTTCAAAGCGATCAATGACAATTATGGGCACGCTACCGGCGATAATCTTATCATCGACTTCAGCGATCGATTGTTGGCCTTGACTCGTCCCACCGATACGGTCGCCCGGATTGGTGGCGATGAATTCGCGATACTGCTGACCGATATTTCAGACAGCTCGGTCGTCGGGTCGATATGCGAGCAGATAATACACGAGGCGTCGGACCTGCCATCGCTGATGGGCAAAGATGCCCACATCGGCGCCTCGATCGGTGTCGTGCCTCCGGGATGCGGGCTCGTCGACCAAGCCGAAATGCTCCGACGAGCGGATGTGGCTCTCTACCAAGCCAAGCGCGATGGTCGTGGATGCTGGCGCGCCTACACCGAGGAGTTCGATCATGCGCTGTTGAATCATCGCTCGGAAAGCGCCGCGACGATCTTGGCCGGCGAATAG
- a CDS encoding YdbL family protein, translated as MACVRTAILLATLIGIGAPALAQAADPVVEAARDAGTVGEQADGYLGIRGGSPDLAKHVGQINIQRRAVYTDAAAAKTGVTVVDVAAAAGCQLLANRVAPGQYYRTTTGEWRQRAGSATVPLPAYCGR; from the coding sequence ATGGCCTGCGTGCGAACCGCCATTCTGCTCGCGACGCTGATCGGCATCGGCGCGCCGGCACTTGCCCAGGCCGCCGATCCCGTGGTCGAGGCCGCGCGCGATGCGGGCACCGTCGGGGAACAAGCGGACGGCTATCTCGGTATCCGCGGCGGAAGCCCCGACCTGGCGAAGCACGTCGGGCAGATCAACATCCAGCGACGCGCGGTCTACACCGACGCGGCCGCCGCAAAGACCGGGGTCACAGTCGTCGACGTGGCCGCCGCCGCGGGCTGCCAGCTTCTCGCCAACCGCGTCGCGCCAGGCCAATACTACCGCACGACCACCGGTGAGTGGCGCCAGCGCGCGGGCTCGGCGACGGTTCCGTTGCCTGCTTATTGCGGCCGGTGA
- a CDS encoding PEPxxWA-CTERM sorting domain-containing protein encodes MSNSVLGDLSGSFNGGTVNATTTTDKHGTKTTVSGPSGSANRLSATSSGNWYQSDVGGGATVGITDTYQHGANGSAYFNTIATASKADLRYNFTAPVALSSLTSMSYDVYRDSTSSTGNLSIVPTMRLELNNNGAFAGSLILEFFYQGQTNPLLDTWNHVAATQTSGIFWTTNAAIGTIFAGANGGQQTLAQWIASKPDAHYEVTGVTIGAGSGWPDGFTGAIDNVQFAFAGGPSKTFDFAAGVPEPAAWGLLIVGFGMVGTAVRRRRAVVFS; translated from the coding sequence GTGTCCAACAGCGTGCTTGGCGACCTCAGCGGCAGTTTCAACGGTGGGACGGTCAACGCCACGACGACGACCGACAAGCACGGCACCAAGACCACAGTAAGCGGGCCGAGCGGCTCGGCCAACCGGTTGTCGGCGACCTCGAGCGGCAACTGGTACCAGAGCGACGTCGGCGGCGGCGCGACTGTTGGCATCACCGACACCTACCAGCACGGTGCCAACGGCTCAGCGTATTTCAACACGATCGCCACCGCCAGCAAGGCCGACCTGCGCTACAACTTTACAGCTCCGGTCGCGCTGTCGAGCCTGACTTCGATGTCGTACGACGTATACCGTGACAGCACCAGCAGCACCGGCAATCTGTCGATCGTGCCGACGATGCGGCTTGAACTGAATAACAACGGCGCCTTTGCCGGCTCGCTGATCCTCGAGTTCTTCTATCAGGGCCAAACTAACCCGCTGCTCGACACGTGGAATCACGTCGCTGCGACCCAGACCAGCGGGATCTTCTGGACGACCAACGCCGCGATCGGCACGATTTTCGCCGGTGCAAACGGCGGCCAGCAGACTCTGGCGCAGTGGATCGCTAGCAAGCCCGACGCTCACTACGAAGTCACGGGCGTGACAATCGGTGCCGGGTCCGGTTGGCCGGACGGGTTTACCGGCGCGATCGACAATGTGCAGTTCGCTTTTGCCGGCGGCCCGTCGAAGACATTCGACTTCGCCGCAGGTGTCCCGGAGCCTGCTGCATGGGGGTTATTGATCGTCGGTTTTGGCATGGTTGGCACCGCGGTTCGCCGTCGTCGCGCGGTGGTTTTCTCTTAA
- a CDS encoding winged helix-turn-helix domain-containing tetratricopeptide repeat protein, with protein sequence MPVADQIDLARAPAFRLGPVTVAPALRQITAARSETLEPRVMQVLVVLALAEGAIVSRDDLVRQCWEGRIVGDDSINRVIARLRKLAIEHGGGTLRIETITKVGYRLIGPFARLAPCAPAAATLRPAARPRRRPTLAVLALDNRSGETADGDLANNLVDDIISALSVGRGLRIITRSATAGFRDGTTDIRAIGADLDADFIVHGHVRGGGDTVRVTTQLIDVANGAILWAEKFDLSRSTSVDAQDQLVAQISGSLCVQIQRIEIDRAQKKHGDITPFEAVQRSWACIPKFTPEGLAQSIADARKAVAIAPGYALAVSTLAVALGVRYQRAGSREPEVLAEALQHADRALTLGENHGTVLFHVALVKSYAQKWKQALELAERSVELNPNMPEARQTLGGSYTRDERYDEALAQFDDADRLAPRGLYMSISLTNRCWALFGAGRLEEALAVADRVLVIMPSDRTGLMQRIVIAAELGRLERAREDMTELRRVSPGVSRDIFLGTIRASRQADHVRDRDAALFNQVWRDTPDCSSS encoded by the coding sequence ATGCCCGTAGCCGACCAGATCGACCTCGCCCGCGCCCCGGCATTCCGCCTAGGGCCCGTTACGGTGGCACCGGCGCTCCGCCAGATCACCGCCGCGCGGTCAGAAACGTTGGAGCCGCGCGTCATGCAGGTGCTTGTCGTCCTCGCGCTTGCCGAGGGCGCGATCGTGTCGCGCGATGATCTCGTCCGCCAGTGCTGGGAGGGGCGGATCGTCGGCGACGATTCGATCAATCGCGTCATCGCGCGGCTGCGGAAGCTCGCCATTGAGCACGGCGGCGGCACCCTGCGGATCGAAACCATAACAAAGGTTGGGTATCGCCTCATCGGCCCGTTTGCGCGGCTGGCCCCGTGTGCGCCGGCGGCCGCAACCCTGCGCCCGGCCGCCCGGCCGCGGCGGCGGCCGACGCTGGCCGTCCTCGCGCTCGACAACCGGTCAGGCGAAACAGCCGACGGTGATCTGGCCAATAATCTGGTCGACGATATCATCAGCGCGCTGTCGGTCGGCCGCGGGCTCCGCATCATAACGCGCAGCGCGACCGCCGGATTTCGCGACGGCACAACCGACATCCGCGCCATCGGGGCCGACCTCGACGCCGACTTCATCGTCCACGGCCATGTCCGGGGTGGCGGCGACACAGTTCGGGTCACGACCCAGCTGATCGACGTCGCAAACGGCGCGATCCTGTGGGCCGAAAAGTTCGACCTGTCGCGATCAACTTCGGTCGATGCGCAGGACCAACTCGTCGCCCAGATTTCCGGCAGTCTGTGTGTCCAGATCCAGCGCATCGAAATTGATCGGGCGCAGAAGAAGCACGGCGACATCACTCCGTTCGAGGCAGTGCAGCGGAGCTGGGCCTGCATTCCCAAGTTCACGCCTGAAGGACTGGCGCAGAGCATCGCGGACGCGCGCAAGGCGGTGGCGATCGCTCCGGGTTATGCGCTCGCGGTTTCGACGCTGGCAGTCGCGCTGGGCGTTCGGTATCAACGCGCTGGCTCGCGCGAGCCGGAGGTGCTGGCCGAGGCGTTGCAGCACGCTGATCGCGCCCTGACGCTCGGCGAAAACCACGGCACCGTCCTGTTCCACGTCGCACTGGTCAAATCTTATGCGCAGAAGTGGAAGCAGGCGCTCGAGCTCGCCGAACGGTCGGTCGAGCTGAACCCGAATATGCCCGAGGCGCGCCAGACGCTGGGCGGCAGCTATACCCGCGACGAGCGCTACGATGAGGCGCTGGCGCAATTCGACGATGCCGACCGGCTCGCGCCGCGCGGCCTGTACATGTCGATCTCACTGACAAACCGCTGCTGGGCGCTGTTTGGGGCCGGACGGCTGGAGGAGGCGCTGGCGGTGGCGGACCGGGTGCTGGTCATAATGCCAAGCGACCGCACCGGCCTGATGCAGCGCATCGTTATCGCCGCCGAACTCGGTCGGCTCGAACGCGCTCGCGAGGACATGACCGAATTGCGCCGGGTGTCGCCGGGCGTGTCGCGCGACATCTTTCTCGGCACCATCCGCGCGTCGCGCCAGGCCGATCACGTCCGCGACCGCGACGCCGCGTTGTTCAATCAAGTCTGGCGTGATACTCCCGACTGCTCGAGTTCCTAG
- a CDS encoding PEPxxWA-CTERM sorting domain-containing protein, with the protein MVDVLRIAIAATIAAVAVHANAASVALGAGTQSLILYGQGPAAPGIGSFKVGQGSSSYDGTTSTFTFSGAINGGDAGFNSGTYSFVTSYAGPDTTEGGPAAPHAQSNPANVNQFFYTFLDPTTTITLFLDTPGQKYAIPLATGGNFVAGTGFNFQFTTTSCTGVAVCGQNNVGLTPGATIAGPVIIGASFTIATVAPGVPEPASWALMVLGFGLVGVSARHRNKTVTT; encoded by the coding sequence ATGGTCGACGTTCTGAGGATTGCGATCGCCGCCACGATCGCAGCCGTTGCCGTTCACGCAAATGCTGCCTCGGTTGCCCTCGGTGCCGGAACCCAGAGCCTGATTCTCTATGGACAAGGTCCGGCCGCTCCCGGCATCGGAAGCTTCAAGGTCGGGCAAGGATCAAGCAGCTACGATGGAACGACATCAACGTTCACCTTCTCGGGCGCAATCAATGGCGGCGACGCTGGCTTTAACAGCGGTACGTATTCTTTCGTCACGAGCTATGCCGGACCAGACACGACCGAGGGTGGCCCCGCCGCTCCGCACGCACAGTCAAACCCGGCCAACGTCAATCAGTTTTTTTATACCTTTCTAGATCCGACGACGACGATCACACTTTTCCTTGATACGCCCGGCCAAAAATACGCTATCCCGCTGGCTACTGGTGGTAACTTCGTAGCTGGCACGGGCTTCAATTTTCAATTCACCACAACCAGCTGCACCGGTGTTGCAGTTTGTGGCCAGAACAATGTGGGCCTGACGCCAGGTGCGACAATCGCCGGACCGGTAATAATTGGTGCGTCGTTCACTATCGCAACCGTGGCACCAGGGGTGCCTGAACCGGCATCGTGGGCGCTCATGGTCCTCGGCTTTGGCCTCGTCGGTGTTTCTGCGCGCCACCGGAATAAGACCGTTACGACCTAA
- a CDS encoding UrcA family protein — protein sequence MLKIKDNAMNIFAAIAAIVLASTCVVASTTAAPVTVRVSYADLNLSSPAGRGTLTRRLTIAARQTCAVNAGERDLSVKAYTALCYKVSIADAKVAMEQVMAPHFASR from the coding sequence GTGTTGAAGATCAAGGATAACGCCATGAACATTTTCGCTGCAATCGCTGCCATCGTCCTCGCCTCCACCTGCGTCGTCGCTTCGACCACTGCCGCACCGGTCACTGTCCGAGTTAGCTATGCCGACCTCAACCTGTCGTCGCCGGCCGGCCGCGGCACGCTGACGCGCCGCCTCACGATCGCTGCCCGCCAGACCTGCGCCGTCAATGCGGGCGAGCGCGACCTGTCGGTCAAAGCCTATACCGCCCTCTGCTACAAGGTGTCGATCGCCGACGCTAAGGTCGCCATGGAGCAAGTGATGGCACCGCACTTCGCTTCGCGCTGA